The following is a genomic window from Nymphaea colorata isolate Beijing-Zhang1983 chromosome 3, ASM883128v2, whole genome shotgun sequence.
ATAATAAATCCCATTCACACGGCAATTTGAACTATTCGACTTCAAGTTAGATCCATTCTTTACCAAACTTGATTCAGACGCTATGTAACTAGATTCAAACGCAGACTCCAATTCAGATCTGATTTTTAACACTGCTTTGAGGTTCGACCAGAACCCTCATTTATATGTAATGTAATCACGTTGGTTACTGGATTTGCGCTGGATATTGAACTCAGATTCATATTTCACGATGAAATTGCATATCAAATCTAACTTGGTTAGTAACAAGGTCAGATTTTTTATCAGATCCAACTGAAGCATTTTATATAAGACCGATAATTGAGAAACAATAGCATCCACGCCGTTCGATCTCTGTAACGTGTAAGAGTCTTGATAACTCTCAACATAGACGTGTCAAGTCTCTTACATGCCACCGTGATTCCGCGAAGTGGGGATGTCGATGCAGCATAGCGGCGATATCTCGACACTGGCAGCGATAGttgagagaaagcgagagagaacGGGAGACGGCAGCAGGAAACGAAGAGTGAAGGAAGAGAGCCGACACGCATATGATGAGACCTGAGGAGGTAGAGAAGGCGAGGGTTCAGGCGCCGAAGCGGCCGCCGGGGCAACACCCCGGCGAGGTTCTTCACCAGCGGAGGTCCTTCCCCTTCTCCAAGATGGGCACCGTCCAGCTCACTCTCGCCGGCTTGCTGCTGATTGGCGCCGTCGGCTACTTCACGCTCTACGTGAAGTCGAAGCCCGAAGCGACCGCCAGCGACGTCGCCAAGGCTGCAGCCGGCACGCCGGACTCCGACCGCGTTCTCCGCGAGCAGAAGCGGTAATCAGTGAAACCAAATTCGTTTTCTTCCCGTCTTCTGGTTCGCGCTTCCGGCCGTCCCCTGATGCCCTGCTTTGTCGGTGACATTCTGTTTCGtagtatattcataaaataatccTGTATCTAAATTTCAAAGAATAACATGGCCTTGATATTTTGCTTGTCCGTTCTCGAACATCGAACCGTGAAGAAACGAGCGTAATTGTGGAGTTGATTTCCTTCCACGTTCGCCTGATTCGGTGGCGTTATTGACGCTTCTGAGTTCGACATTTACCTTTTTGCCTCTTCTCTATATATAAGACCTTCATAGCGCCTGGTCCCTTCGCATTTCGTCATCGTTTTTGTTCTTCCATTTAGCTTGGTGTGGGCGCCATAAATAACGGATCTATTGTATAGAAGAAGTCACTTTGTTAGCGATGTTCCTCACTTAATAGGTCGGGGCGGAAGTAAAATCTAAAGCGACCAACTGTGAATCTAAAATCTGAGCATAGTTGGTCAGGTAAATGATGTTTATTCCTTTGAAACTGCAAATGTAAGTGGTAGGATCAATTAATTAAGGGTGTACTCTTCAGGTCCCGAATGCATATGAAATTGAAAGTAATGACTGGGTTTTTACCTACCCATCAAACCGACCAACAGAAgaaaatctaaaatctaatcccatctgccatagaaaaggacatttcaaaattcaaatatggaAAAGGACATTATGGAAGGGAAGAATAGAAAGGgacatttcaaaattcaaattatgaCTGCATTGTCAATGtttaggggtcatttggcacGTCGTTTTGTAAACCTATCTTAGATGCAGATTCAAGAAATGCAAATTCTGGAATTATAAATCCAGTATTGAGTAAATATATCATGAGGTCAGTATGTAACTTTTCTATGAACCAAATGGCCGCTTACTGTGTCACAATTTTTATGTCTGATCCTCAAAGGTAAGGTAAGAAAAAGATATACGAACCAAATGTTGTTAAACACTTGGCTCAGTGCTTCGTGGTTAAGATTTGCCCTTTAACTGGTGAAGCTTTGTGTAGACCGATGCAGGTCTGTTTGAAAGTATAAGAAACTAAAACCGTTTgttcaagtttcaaactttgCTTTTATGTAGGTAGAAGGGATGAATTGAATTATTCTCTCAGTTGGCTggatacgtatatatatatatatatatatttacgtTGTAAAAAATGATCACGAAAAGTGCATTAGTGATAACCAGTtacttgaaattaaaaaaaaaaaacagtcatATGACCACAGAGAATAAGATCGTAGGggggttaaaaaaaaaaaaaaaaaaactttttctaaaaaaaagtaaaatgtttATTGACTAACAACACGGGTAGTTTTGTCCGCCTGGCGGCACATGATGACAGCATGGCATCCTCGAGGATCGCGGGACCCACACGTACCGTTGAGTTGGCAGGTCTGCATTAATTAATTGGCCGAACGCGGACGTTGCCTCCAATAGCAGCATGCCCCCCATACTTACACAATATTACATTTAACCGATCATTTTTTCCCGAATGCCGGTTACGgtcctacattttttttttctgtgttttccATAATGAGGGAAGGGAGTCCTGCTTTCATTTGTAGTCGCATATGTAAGAGTATCACAACAGAAATTATAATAATACTAAAAGACAGATTTCTATCCGATAGAACAAGGTTGCGACAATCGGGTTGGACCCACCCATTTGAATTGAGTTGCGGGCAAACTAAATTAATTTCataagaaagacaacaatgacaaaaattgCGAGAAAGGAAAGAGACAAAGGCCAAAAACTTAACTAATCTGATTTTGTATATTCACATGTGGATCCGAATCCTAATTTTATAGAATTTTACCAATTGTAAAACGCAAGagcattaaatataaaatatttctttaaaaataaatctaatccgaatccaaatctcatccaatttcttaatcaaatattaatttttttgtatgcGACTTTTTCTTCGACCGAAAGTCGAAAAGAATGGCagcgtcgcctttgagaaatgAAGAATGCTGGCAAGCTTTCAAATTTTGTAGCAGAGTTTCTGACATTTAATGGCGAAGGGGAAAGTGGGGAGTGCCACTCCAGGGGCCCTTTAAGGCATCAGCTCCTCCTATTCAAACGCCTGTGGATAAACTAAGACATTAGGGCGACTCGTGCCCTGTGGAGAAAAGGAACCAGGGAGACGCGTGTGCGCCgttgaagaagaaattggaGCACGGTTGGTACGCCATTGAAGAGAAGAATAGGGCGCTGGCAGAACTCCATTGAAGGGCAAGAGTTTCCCGCTACTTACGACTCTCGACTTCCGCTCGCTCTCGCGCCATCTGCTGCCCTCTGTGGAGTACAccattctttctctctcgcttctGCCATTGAATTTCCAGAGCTGCTGGAGAGGTGCAGGTCAattttctcctcttcctctactttcttcttcttttttccaccCTTCTGCAATGCACGTATCTTAGGCTATTAACGACCTCGTCCCTCTCTGTCCGCCCCTCCATCTCCTGCCCTTGCTTGTCCCTCAGAAGCTTGCAGGCTCATTGGTTGCTAGAGGGTGCTGGAGGGGAAGAGGTCggtcttctttcttttgagtCCTTCTTCCACGTCTAGGGATTTCGCTAGATAAGATGCTCTTATCGCTCTCTATTTTAAAACTAACTCGTTCTTGATGTCTGTCGATTGAATCTTATTGGTCttctcttgattttcttcaattgtCGTATGAATCTTATGTGTCTGTGTCACAAATATGTCACTGATCACCTTCGCTGCCGCTTTCAAGGCCCGAAGCGGGTAGCATGCCACAGAAGGTTGGCACCCTCTTTTGGGGTTGTTGAAACTTTTGCTCGTTGTTTACTGCTGCTGCAGAGTGATTTTGGAAACTCTGGATCGGGTGATTTGAGAAGCGGATATTGATTCGGGCACGTTAGACCTTCATTTGTTCTAGAGAAACGAGGGATCTTGAATTTAGAAGTTAGTACCCGATGGTCTAGGGTCGGTAATTCAGCAAGTTAATTTGAGGAAATTGCTCATATATCGTCAACATAAGTTCTTGAAACGAAAACTAAGGAGAAATGAAAATCTACAGACGGAAGCATTTTACAGGGAATAATCAATTGGATTGATTCCAACATTTGAGTTGGAAATGTACTTGCTAGGAGTTTATTGAATTATCAGGCCTTCATCTTTCTGCGAGGACACAGTCGTCTCATCATCTTCTGAATGTACCTTTTCAAGTACGGAAGTTTGGTGCGAGTAAAATTAATATCACCTGTTATGCTTTGCTGTCGTTGCTAATTCTGACTACTCTGTCCCAAATTAtgttttgtctttcttcttaaGGTGGgctgtttttctcttttatttttgctCAGCTCTAGAATTGATTGCATGAAATATCGTtttagaaagaggaagaaaagatttCATATGTTGTTCTACATGTTACTCAGATAAAGGATGCTCCTAATTGACATTATATAACTGTTCTATTTTTTcgttattttcttttgttgcctTTGGGCGACCATCTATTGTTATGCGATGGAAGAATAGTATACTTGCTGAATATATAGAGAATAGTTAGTTCTTATatagcattttattttttgtagacCATATGAACCTCCAAAAAGTGAATCAGGTTGATTGGTAACAAATTTTCTGGATACTGGACAACCATGAACAGTTCAATTCAGGGCTGCTGCAATCATGGTATGACTAAACACCTAGGAATGTAGCACCGGTACTCTGTCGCTCAGAACACAACAGGTTCAATGGTCCTTCTAGAAATTCAGCGTAcatcatttattttcttcttatcaGCAGCAACAACAAGGATTTCAGAAGAAAAATCCATTATGTACGCTCTTAATGTTGGTTATCTTTTCAAAAACGTATGTAATTGGCCTACTAACTTATTGCATGAAATATTTTGAATGTATATTCTTTCGGACCTCGAGTCACTCAGGTCCATTATGCTTGTTATCTATGTTGCAATTTGCAGAGTTTCCTGAGACACCGTCCATGACTGCCTTTTCTGTGTCTGCAACCTAACCTGTTTTATTTGTGATTTTCAGCCTGCTCTCATTTCTTTCCTCAGAGCAACTTTCGCTTAGAATCCTCTGGATATAAACACTGTATCTCTTCTTTCCTTGTGCCTCTTTTTCGAGCATATTGGAGGTttaatatgtatacatatatatatctacacaTAACACATTGCTTTCAAATTGCAGATTAGGGTGAACCCTTCCTATGCTTCTTTTACCAGCATATTggacgttatatatatatatatatatatatatatatatatatatatatacagttgaGCAACTGAAACTAAGTTATACCACTTGCTTGAGTTCCTTTAATGCGATTAAATAATAGTTAATACAAACAAATTATGTTGATTAATTTGTATTGGcgtctttttaaaatatcaaataatattgttgtttcatatttgattatattcagatttttttttttggtttatatcAAACTTAAGTAAGCGTTTCCGTTCATGCTAAACATTTATGCAGGAAGATTTTAGGTGTagcaaaattttacattttttatagttttaaagGTAAAAGGTAAATGTTTGACTAATAGTTAACTCGACAGAAATAAGCTTACTAACACTTTTATTAACCACGAAAcagtttgattttatttttcagcaTTGTAAAAAAGTTTAGTGCGTTTTAAGTTTTTGTCGGTTCTTTAAATGTGTTCTTaaaaacttttcatgaaagggTGGCttatggaaataaaaaaaaaaaatgccagtACACTTTGTTGGCACAATGTGATGACTCTAATGCCAAACTTTCTCCCCCTTTAAATAATGTAATATTCAAATGTAGTatgatttcttttcatttcataaaatttattCTTATAGAGAACACTTTTCTGTTGATATGAGTTAATAGGGAGCATAAGATCGTAGGGGGCCATTTAGGAAGACTAACAACATGTTACAGTTTCATCTATCTGAGATACATGGAACAATTACATACCATTACTGTTACCTGTAATTGGCGTCCCCACCTTTGTTCCACCACTCTTCCTCTGCACCATTGGCTTGTGCTTGTCCGTGTTCAGTAAGAATCGGAGATGCAACGCTGGTGGCTTCCTCCTTGCCATAGTGGAGTTGGCTGGGCATCATTGGTGAAATTTAATGAGCTTTTAGTGTATTATTTCATACCATCATCTCAATTTTCCATTTCATCGATGCTCCTTTTTTCTGTCCTTCATTTTTGCAGCCGGAAACGCTCCACTCTCAAGACTTCTCCGATAAACCAACCtaatcttcttcttcccaaGGGAAATGAACGATTGCAGAAATGATTTGCAATAATTGAATTGTTAAATATTTAGATATTGAGGTTTGGTAGGATGGAGCATCGATTGCAGTTTTCTGTAAATTTAGAAAAAGATCTTCATTTATTGGGGGATTGTTGCCTGTCACCACTTGCCGGATcttgtgtttcttttctttggttATAACACAAGCTGtcactttgtttttccttttttttttttgtttttgggtaCGCGACGATATCTGTTTCTTTATCACCGAAATGCGTGGGGGCAATATTGGAAGCTTACGTTCTCCGAATTCCTTATGTATAGGAGATTGGAGATCCTCTCGGTTAGTCAGGTTCCCCCGCAGACGACAGAGAGAAGATCTGAAAAGAAGCTTCTAACAAGCACCCATGGATCTACGCCCCATCTGGCCGTTCTTCCTGCTCAGCGTCGCCGCTCTCATCCTTCAGAGTGCAGATTTCGCCGGCGCCACTGACCACATTGTTGGAGCCAACCACGGGTGGAACTCCGGCGTCAACTTCACCCAGTGGGCGGCCAACCAGACCTTCTACGTTGGCGATTTCATCTGTAAGTTCTACCACCGAATGAGCCCGCCCCCCTTGCTTTCTCCCCCCCTCTTCCtaacaatttcttcttcttccacaatCCACAGCGTTCCGGTACCCGAAGACGGGGCAGTACAACGTGTTCATGGTGAACCAGACGGGCTACGACAATTGCACGACGGAGGGGGCGCTCGGAAACTGGAGCAGCGGCAAGGACTTCGTGGAGCTCAAGGAGGCCAAGCGCTACTACTTCATCTGCGGCAACGGCATGTGCTTCAACGGCATGAAGGTCAGCATCAAGGTCGAGAAGCTCCCGGCTGCATCGCCGCCCAAGGGGGCTGCCAACTCCAAATCCGGAGCCAGATCGGTCATTTCCCGGTGGCAGACCGGCGGCTGGGTGTGGCTAGCGGTGGCCGCATCGGCGGCGCTCGCACTTGTCTTGCCCGGCCTCCTGGTCTGAGTAGCTAGGGTTTTGCTTCATTGGGGTGTGAGGGCACGGGTGGAATTTCCGTCTTTTGTTTGGTTATATTTGCTCTGTAGAcgtccttttcctttttcgctgtgatttatttttcctttttgattgATGGGTACGTGGATGAGAGGTGTAAGGCTGAAGAGAAGAACCCAACCATAGAAATTGTGCAGGGATTCTTTCTTCTTACTATGATTGTGTGAAGGCTGTAGATCTCCCCATTGCCGTGAAATGTTGGAGCTCTAACTCGACAACGCGTGAAATTGGGCGCAATTGAAGGGGTTAGGTGGTTTACCTTCATACTATCTATCCACTGCGGGTAAAAACTGGCCGTCCCGTTCGTAATCGGCAAAAGCAAACATGGCACATGAAGACAGCATGGCATCTCGAGGATTGCGGGACCGACGGGTTTTTCGAGTTGGTGGTAGGCATCCATAAATTAATTGACCAAAGGAGATACGTACCCTTCTCTACAATAGCAGCATGGCCCCCATGCTTGCCTAATATTGCAtttaagacttttttttttttttttttttgatgtcGGTCACTCTTTTTATTTCCTGTGTTTTATATAATCAGGGAAGGTAGTTAAGTTTGCTAGGGCCAGGGGATGGGATGGGATGGGAGGAAGAGTGGGAGCTTAACCTTTGCATTAGATGGTAGAATGAAATACAGaaatcttcttttcattttcaatcattaataattttattaatCATCACGGAGAAAGACGTCTCTTTTTTAGGTGATATCCGTTAGACCAAAGGTTACCAAAATCGGGTTGGTAAAGattttgagtaatttttggaACCTTTAACGCCCTGTTTGATGGCAGggtaaatttttcatgaaaaaaaaaattagaaaaatatatgaaaggaaaaaattttgatttatggCCTCGAAGTTTTTTCCGTTTAAAAATCAACTACCTTTGGGGagcacagaaaaagaaaatcacagaTAATATTATTTTACCGTTGTGTTTTCAACAGTGTAACGCCACTTCATAAAAGTAAGAAACGTCAATTAGCCTTCTCCACATTGCTGACTTGGTAGACGCTTGGAATCTATGACAGAATATACGGACGCAACATTAGATTATAACTAGTTAATGCAACAAAAGGACACAGAGAAtgtctattttatgaaaaaatggtTTGCATCAATTACCTATTTCATCTGGCATGTTCATCTGGCATGTCAAACGGGTGTATACAATATAGACTTCGCTTCTAGATGCTGCACCGAGTGCATTTGTATAATACTGCATTTGTATAATACTCTTGAATATGTTGCACTTCTTTCTCATCCAGCCATGAGGCAGTGGAATGAGTGTTGAATCCAGCTAAGTCTCATCAAAGTTAATTTCATCCATAAGAAGTACATCAACAATTACACAGCTAAGTCTCATCAAAGTTAATTTCATCCATAAGAATATGTGAGAGACACATGGAGGTGCTTTGCAAATAAAGCAgactaaagaaaacaaaaaaatatgaccTTTTCATAATAAGTTATGAGTTTCAAATATGAGATATCATTCAAAAGAAACAGCATTTGAGCACTCcgtaataagaaaaaaacaaacaatcaCATTTGCTGCGGCAATAGGGTTGATAACACTACTTTTTCCAACTGGTTCTTGAAGGTTCCATTGTTCAAGGATCTTGTTGTTTCCCAATCGTATTTTTTTGGTCAATAGAAGTGTTGGTATAGGAGGGCAAAAAACATAATAGCACATTAATGATTAAGCAACTCATTTGTTGTCTAAGTAATTTCCACTACTCTTTCAActgtaaaagaaaagagatagaTATTTTACCTACAACTTTCCATAAGTACTTGAGAACACGAACAAAAACAACGTCGACCGAAACAAATGGCATCAACATTGACAACAAGCAATCGATAGTTAGTTGGGGCTTTACCGTGTCCTAGTGTTTTACCTTTGATGTAACGGCAATCGACGATCGTCTAACCGTCCTGCAAGAACATTTCATGCGATGACAAAGGTAAAGAACCCACAAACAAAGGTCGGTTACAGATGTTTAGGGTTTTACCTTGCGACGAGAGATATGGGATcttttagaggtcgtttgatagcAACAGGACACGCGGAACAGGACATGAGTGTCCTGTttagttgattttttcatcaaacgtcGGACACAGGACAGGCTAGACAGGACGAACGCCTAGACAAaggtataaataatttttttgttccattcTGTTCCGAGCTAACCCTCGGAACAGACAGGACAGAAACTTCCTCTCCCGCCCCCGATGACCTCGACCCCAATCCCGACCCCTCGAcgccatctccttctcctccacctccgcccCCGTCTCCcctgcctttctcctcttctctatAGCAGCACCCTTGGAGCCTCTGCTCCATGTCCTAGAGCTTGGTGCAGCAGGCTTCCTTAGCTCGCCCAATAGAACTCATCGTCATTTGCTCCAAGTTCATCTTCAGTAGGCTACTAGGCTTGAATGACTCCAGCGGTGCCAAACTTGCTTTAGCAGTTTAGGTGCTCAGCCTGCCGCTCGTCTTCAGCAGTTTCTAGCTGAACTGCTACTCCTTTTCATGCAACCCACCAACCTTGGACATCCTCTGCTCCAAGGTCTTCTACAACAGGCTTGGACGTCTTCAGCTCCAGGTCCTTTTTCAGTAGCTCCTTCGCAGCATGAGCTTCTCTTTTGAATGTCTGTAATAGATATTGAACTCAAACTCAGATAGGAAGGCGAGGCTGCCATAGTGACCGCAATCAAGAATAAAATGAaagtttttgtatgttttgCACTTCTAGATCCTGCAAAAAGCGCAGAAGGTTCTGAGCTGTAAATAAAGTACAGGCTGCCAATAAGCTGTGgcctttttattgttgttgattATTACAAGGTTGAAGCCCCTTGAGTCTCACTAAAATCATTTAAGTTAAACGGCAGCCGATCATCTCTCTTAGTCTAAACTTTTGATTCCTGACATGGTCTGCAGATTAGTGATGGAGGTGGAGCTCCATATGCTATAGATGTAGCGAATGGGCATATGGTTTGTGGTTGTGGAGATATCAACTACTGCAAGGTA
Proteins encoded in this region:
- the LOC116251229 gene encoding uncharacterized protein LOC116251229 → MMRPEEVEKARVQAPKRPPGQHPGEVLHQRRSFPFSKMGTVQLTLAGLLLIGAVGYFTLYVKSKPEATASDVAKAAAGTPDSDRVLREQKR
- the LOC116251618 gene encoding lamin-like protein; its protein translation is MDLRPIWPFFLLSVAALILQSADFAGATDHIVGANHGWNSGVNFTQWAANQTFYVGDFISFRYPKTGQYNVFMVNQTGYDNCTTEGALGNWSSGKDFVELKEAKRYYFICGNGMCFNGMKVSIKVEKLPAASPPKGAANSKSGARSVISRWQTGGWVWLAVAASAALALVLPGLLV